GGAGAAGCTTCCGGTCTACATGCAGCCCTTGTCGCTGCCGACCGACTGGGATAAGCTGATTCGGGTGGTCGACAAACGCTGGACGCCGCGGACCTTCGACGGCGACGCGCTGATCGCGGCCTTCCCGATGGCGACCGCGCCGGTGAGCGCGCCGGAGGGCGGCACGGTGTTCGACCTGCCGCTCGTGCGCGACATGCAGCTCCGCCACAGCTTCGACCTCCGCCACTGGCTGCGCCGCAGCGCGCCGGCCCGGCGGTTGGCGCGACTGATGCGGACGCGGTGAGAACGGTCCGGCGCCACGTCGGACCCTTGCCGGCGCGCGCGCCCGCGCCCACGTTGACGCCATGACCTCCGCCAGCGATCCCCACCCCGGCCGCGGTGCCCCGCGCGGCCTCCGCCGCCTCACCCTCCGCGTCCGCCGCGAGGGCCGCCTGCTCGCCGCCGGCTTCGTGCTGACGCTGTCGGCCTGGCTGTTCGTGGCGATCGCCGACGAGGTCGCCGAGGGCGACACCGGCGCCTTCGACCGCACGCTGCTGCTCGCCCTGCGCAATCCGGCCGACCCGACCGATCCGATCGGCCCGGCCTGGCTGGAGATCGCCGCGCGCGACCTCACCACCCTCGGCGGCTTCGCCGTGATCGGCCTGATCACCACGGTCGCGGTCGCCTTCCTGCTCCTGACCGGGCGCAAGGGCGCGGCGGGGCTGACCGTGCTGTCGATCGGCGGCGGCACGCTGCTGTCGACGGCGCTGAAGCAGTGGTTCGACCGGCCGCGGCCCGACCTCGTGCCACACGTGGTCGACGTCTACACCACGAGTTTTCCGAGCGGCCACGCCACCATGACCGCGATCGCCTATCTCACCCTCGGCGCGCTCCTGATGCGCGTGCTGCCGGAGCGCCGGCTCAAGGCCTTCGCCATGGGCACCGCGGTCGCCATCGTGCTGATCGTCGGGGCGAGCCGGGTCTATCTCGGCGTCCACTGGCCGACCGACGTGCTGGCCGGCTGGGCCGTCGGC
This Oharaeibacter diazotrophicus DNA region includes the following protein-coding sequences:
- a CDS encoding phosphatase PAP2 family protein, with amino-acid sequence MTSASDPHPGRGAPRGLRRLTLRVRREGRLLAAGFVLTLSAWLFVAIADEVAEGDTGAFDRTLLLALRNPADPTDPIGPAWLEIAARDLTTLGGFAVIGLITTVAVAFLLLTGRKGAAGLTVLSIGGGTLLSTALKQWFDRPRPDLVPHVVDVYTTSFPSGHATMTAIAYLTLGALLMRVLPERRLKAFAMGTAVAIVLIVGASRVYLGVHWPTDVLAGWAVGFAWAAAWWLVVALLQRRGRIDSDRAE